From Pseudomonadota bacterium, the proteins below share one genomic window:
- a CDS encoding dihydrodipicolinate synthase family protein, translating to MKPSFKPSGAWTALVTPFDSDGRFDAGAYTRLLEFQLTEGVQGLVPCGTTG from the coding sequence ATGAAGCCATCGTTCAAGCCGAGCGGCGCCTGGACGGCGCTCGTTACACCGTTTGACTCCGATGGGAGATTCGATGCCGGCGCCTACACGCGCCTGCTCGAGTTTCAGTTAACAGAGGGCGTGCAGGGCTTGGTTCCCTGCGGAACCACTGG